In a single window of the Streptococcus ilei genome:
- a CDS encoding M24 family metallopeptidase — protein sequence MSKLDQIVAFLETEKTDVAVVSDPVTINYLTGFYSDPHERQLFLFVYPDHEPLLFVPALEVERATAVVDFQVVGYVDSENPWEKIKGASANPEAKKVALEFDNLILTKYHGLRSVFEQATFTNLSPRINRMRLIKSADEIQKMLVAGQYADKAVNMGFDAISLDKTETDIVAEIDFGIKRLGYEMSFETMVLTGNNAANPHGIPGSNKIEKDALLLFDLGCMVNGYASDMTRTVAVGKPDDFKKEIYHLTLEAQQAALDMIKPGVTAHEIDRAARSVIEKAGYGEYFNHRLGHGIGMDVHEFPSIMEGNDMVIEEGMCFSVEPGIYIPGKVGVRIEDCGYVTKDGFGLFTETSKDLLYFD from the coding sequence ATGTCTAAATTAGATCAAATTGTAGCATTTCTTGAAACCGAAAAAACGGATGTTGCTGTTGTATCCGATCCTGTCACCATCAATTACCTAACTGGATTTTACAGTGATCCTCACGAGCGTCAGCTCTTCTTGTTCGTTTATCCAGACCATGAACCACTTCTTTTTGTCCCTGCTCTTGAGGTAGAACGGGCGACTGCAGTTGTGGATTTCCAAGTGGTAGGGTACGTGGATTCTGAAAATCCTTGGGAAAAAATCAAAGGGGCTAGCGCTAATCCAGAAGCCAAAAAGGTCGCTTTGGAATTTGATAATTTGATTTTGACCAAGTACCATGGGCTTCGTTCAGTCTTTGAACAAGCAACATTTACCAATCTCAGCCCTCGGATTAACCGCATGCGCTTGATTAAATCTGCTGATGAGATCCAAAAGATGTTAGTTGCTGGTCAATATGCGGATAAGGCTGTCAATATGGGATTTGACGCCATCTCACTGGATAAAACAGAAACTGATATCGTCGCAGAAATCGACTTTGGCATCAAACGCTTGGGCTATGAAATGAGCTTTGAAACTATGGTCTTGACTGGTAATAATGCAGCCAACCCACACGGCATCCCAGGAAGCAACAAAATTGAAAAAGATGCTCTTCTTCTCTTCGACTTGGGCTGTATGGTGAATGGCTATGCTTCAGATATGACGCGAACCGTTGCGGTTGGAAAACCCGATGACTTTAAAAAAGAAATCTACCACTTGACTTTAGAAGCTCAACAGGCTGCTCTAGATATGATCAAACCAGGTGTAACGGCGCATGAAATAGACCGTGCTGCCCGAAGCGTCATTGAAAAAGCAGGATACGGCGAATACTTCAACCACCGCCTCGGACACGGTATCGGAATGGATGTGCATGAATTCCCTTCTATCATGGAAGGAAATGACATGGTCATCGAAGAAGGCATGTGCTTCTCAGTCGAACCAGGCATCTACATCCCTGGAAAAGTCGGAGTTCGGATTGAAGACTGTGGCTATGTCACAAAAGATGGCTTTGGTCTCTTTACCGAAACCAGCAAAGACTTGCTCTATTTTGATTAA
- a CDS encoding cytochrome o ubiquinol oxidase, which yields MIVWRGKGLLVPLALMIGGALANMIYSFLHLNVNKSTDSIILGCMLGILAAAVNYLLTKKFVSDQVRYMIDEETGQRIAFRDRSSFMFIPNRYWTWIFAIGFILVSFVALVK from the coding sequence ATGATTGTTTGGCGTGGTAAAGGCTTGCTCGTTCCCCTTGCTCTTATGATTGGAGGAGCTTTGGCGAATATGATTTATTCCTTCCTGCATCTTAATGTAAATAAGAGTACAGATAGTATCATCTTAGGATGTATGTTGGGAATTCTTGCTGCAGCAGTCAATTATTTGCTAACAAAGAAATTTGTTTCCGATCAAGTTCGATATATGATTGATGAGGAAACAGGGCAACGCATTGCTTTCCGCGATCGTTCTTCCTTCATGTTCATTCCTAATCGTTACTGGACATGGATTTTTGCAATTGGATTTATTCTAGTCAGCTTCGTAGCCCTAGTGAAGTAA
- a CDS encoding Rrf2 family transcriptional regulator encodes MQISSRFTIGTHVLVMIALKGDCTKVTSDMIAGSVGVNPVIIRKTLSQLKKAGLIHVARGTGGAEMAKELEAISLLDIYQAVECLGKTGQLFGFHEHPNPACPIGNSIHGVLDGKLEKIQLAMEKEMAQTSLKEVVEQTKKQMELATVS; translated from the coding sequence ATGCAAATTTCAAGTCGTTTTACCATTGGAACCCATGTATTAGTCATGATTGCTTTAAAAGGAGATTGTACCAAGGTGACCAGTGATATGATTGCTGGCAGTGTTGGGGTGAACCCGGTCATTATTCGGAAAACCTTGTCTCAATTAAAAAAGGCAGGCTTGATCCATGTAGCGCGTGGAACAGGTGGGGCCGAGATGGCCAAAGAATTGGAAGCCATTAGTTTGTTAGATATCTACCAGGCGGTTGAATGCCTTGGGAAGACTGGTCAATTATTTGGTTTCCACGAGCATCCAAATCCAGCTTGTCCGATTGGAAATAGTATCCATGGTGTTTTAGATGGGAAGCTGGAAAAGATTCAATTGGCCATGGAAAAGGAAATGGCTCAGACCAGCCTCAAAGAAGTGGTGGAGCAAACCAAGAAACAGATGGAGCTAGCAACCGTTTCTTGA
- a CDS encoding metallophosphoesterase family protein: MIKIALLSDIHGNTTALEAVLKDAKRAGVEEYWLLGDVLMPGTGRRHLLNLLEELPITVQILGNWEDSLWRAMKGMLDPSRASHRYLMRHCQYILEEIRPEEIEAMQSLPMQVHREVSGLRVGITHHLPDKNWGRELIHIGDQKDFDCLVSNPPCDIAVYGHIHQQFFRYGSGGELILNPGSIGQPFFLQANLRKDLRAMYAILEFDESGLKDVDFRRVSYDIEKELKLAKDLKLPYFQVYYESLVNGIHHTHNQELLHEIAQREGHNVEVDAWLRDFFN; the protein is encoded by the coding sequence ATGATAAAAATTGCTTTGCTTTCGGATATACATGGGAATACAACTGCTTTAGAGGCTGTGCTTAAAGATGCCAAGCGGGCAGGTGTAGAAGAATACTGGTTATTAGGGGATGTCCTTATGCCGGGGACTGGTAGACGACATCTTTTGAACCTACTTGAAGAATTGCCTATCACCGTACAGATTTTAGGAAATTGGGAAGATAGCTTGTGGCGAGCGATGAAGGGGATGCTGGATCCATCAAGGGCTAGTCACCGTTATTTGATGCGCCATTGTCAGTATATCTTAGAAGAAATTCGTCCAGAAGAAATAGAGGCCATGCAAAGTCTGCCCATGCAAGTGCATCGGGAGGTTTCTGGCTTAAGAGTGGGCATCACTCATCATTTGCCGGACAAAAACTGGGGACGAGAATTGATCCATATAGGAGACCAGAAAGATTTTGATTGCCTCGTAAGCAATCCCCCTTGTGATATAGCAGTCTATGGCCATATCCATCAGCAGTTTTTCCGATATGGAAGTGGTGGAGAGCTCATCTTGAATCCAGGTTCTATCGGCCAGCCCTTCTTTTTGCAAGCCAATCTTCGAAAGGATCTCCGGGCCATGTATGCTATTCTAGAGTTTGATGAATCGGGTTTGAAAGATGTTGACTTTCGGCGGGTGTCCTATGACATTGAGAAAGAACTCAAACTCGCTAAGGATCTGAAACTACCTTACTTCCAAGTTTACTATGAAAGTTTAGTCAATGGGATTCACCATACCCATAATCAGGAGCTTCTACATGAAATAGCCCAGCGAGAGGGACACAATGTAGAAGTAGACGCATGGTTGAGAGATTTTTTCAACTAG
- a CDS encoding FtsX-like permease family protein, with translation MKRKVYWKDLCHSFTSSKGRFLSILTLMMLGTLALVGLKVTTPNMHRTAQRFIDQQEMLDLAVMGDLGLDKTDQEELQGLTGASLEFSYLTDVTIDGKDEAVRLFSTPETISRFQLAAGRLPQKEDEVALAAFWKDRYQIGDQLRIHEKAGSPSVLKTKNYRIVGFVKSAEMWSEKDLGQATSGSGSLDAYGVLSKDAFTSPVYSLARIRFDDLRGFNPFSTSYQDRLVSHQKDLEELLAGNGQERYRKLQADGKQKIQKGQEELDAANKQLADAREKAGQAQTQLTEQSNKLNQLSTLLPKEEIETRRLKLAEAQKQLDQQLVNIQTGESELATKQKDLEKAKEDLKNLEQPNYHVYDRKTIPGGQGYLMYSNASASISAVGNLFPVVLYAVAAMVTFTTMTRFVDEERSHAGLFKALGYRTKDILAKFLLYGLVAGTVGTGIGTLLGHYVLSGTISQIITQGMVVGTSQQYFYGSYSLLALGLSLLSSVFPAYLVAKRELKEEASHLLLPKPPVSGSSILLERLPFLWKRLSFTQKVTARNIFRYKQRMVMTIFGVAGSVALLFAGLGIQSSVGGVPQRQFGEILKYDMILSTKSSLTDEEEESLKKRLKQADIKETEAIFTKQVEASYPSGRGKQSMTLMVSSKDSLEPFISLRSEGGRLDLSNGAVITSKLAQLAKVGVGDDLRIDGHKIRVAAITENYVGHFVYMNQASYQKIYGKKAKKNAYLVRLQSPSHQSVQKVSRDMMEDGAVLAVTQNTSLISLFHSVAQSLNKTMMILVLVSILLAIVILYNLTNINVAERIRELSTIKVLGFHHQEVTLYIYRETILLSLVGIGLGLVGGYYLHRFLIAMIAPDAILFYPRVALGVYLYPIVGVILILASLGILVNHHLRKVDMLEALKSVE, from the coding sequence ATGAAGCGAAAAGTATATTGGAAAGATCTATGTCATTCCTTTACCAGTTCCAAAGGGCGCTTTTTGTCCATTTTAACGCTGATGATGCTGGGTACCTTAGCTCTGGTCGGTTTAAAAGTAACGACCCCAAATATGCATCGGACTGCCCAGCGCTTTATAGACCAACAAGAGATGCTGGACCTAGCTGTCATGGGAGATCTTGGTTTGGATAAGACTGACCAAGAAGAGCTACAAGGATTGACGGGGGCCAGCTTGGAGTTTTCCTACCTGACAGATGTGACGATTGACGGAAAGGACGAAGCTGTTCGACTTTTTTCCACTCCAGAAACCATCTCACGCTTTCAGCTGGCTGCAGGGCGGCTTCCGCAGAAGGAAGATGAGGTCGCTCTAGCAGCGTTTTGGAAAGATCGTTACCAGATTGGGGATCAGCTAAGGATACATGAAAAAGCTGGAAGTCCATCTGTTTTAAAGACAAAAAACTATCGAATTGTTGGCTTTGTAAAGTCTGCTGAGATGTGGTCCGAAAAAGACTTGGGCCAAGCTACAAGTGGGAGTGGTTCCTTGGATGCCTATGGCGTCCTCTCAAAAGATGCCTTTACTAGTCCTGTTTATAGCCTTGCTCGGATTCGGTTTGATGATTTGAGGGGGTTCAATCCATTCTCAACTAGCTATCAAGATCGTCTGGTCTCCCATCAAAAGGACCTGGAAGAACTCTTAGCTGGAAATGGTCAGGAGCGCTATCGAAAGTTGCAGGCTGATGGGAAACAAAAGATCCAAAAAGGGCAAGAAGAACTTGATGCTGCCAACAAACAGTTAGCAGACGCACGCGAAAAGGCAGGTCAAGCACAGACACAACTAACGGAGCAATCCAATAAACTGAATCAACTGTCTACACTCTTGCCCAAGGAAGAAATAGAAACAAGGCGACTCAAGTTGGCAGAAGCTCAAAAGCAACTAGATCAGCAATTGGTCAACATTCAGACAGGTGAATCGGAACTAGCAACTAAACAGAAGGACCTGGAAAAGGCCAAGGAAGATCTGAAAAATCTAGAGCAACCAAACTATCATGTCTATGATCGAAAAACCATTCCAGGTGGCCAGGGTTACCTCATGTATAGTAATGCCAGTGCCAGTATCTCCGCAGTAGGCAATCTATTTCCTGTGGTACTCTACGCAGTCGCTGCCATGGTCACGTTTACGACCATGACTCGTTTTGTTGATGAAGAACGGAGCCATGCGGGCTTGTTCAAAGCCTTGGGCTATCGAACGAAAGATATCTTAGCAAAGTTTCTCTTGTATGGCTTGGTTGCTGGAACAGTTGGGACAGGCATCGGAACTCTTCTCGGTCATTATGTTTTATCTGGAACCATTTCGCAAATTATTACGCAGGGGATGGTCGTAGGAACTAGTCAACAGTATTTTTATGGGTCCTATAGCTTATTAGCCTTGGGGCTCTCCCTTCTTTCTAGCGTCTTTCCAGCTTATCTAGTCGCTAAGAGAGAGTTGAAGGAAGAAGCCAGTCACCTCCTCCTTCCAAAACCGCCAGTTTCCGGATCCAGTATTTTGCTCGAACGGCTACCGTTTTTGTGGAAACGTCTGAGTTTCACCCAAAAGGTGACCGCTAGAAATATTTTTCGCTATAAACAGCGGATGGTGATGACCATATTTGGTGTTGCCGGTTCGGTTGCTCTTCTTTTTGCGGGCTTGGGGATTCAATCCTCAGTCGGTGGAGTACCCCAACGCCAGTTTGGGGAAATCCTCAAGTACGATATGATTCTCTCGACCAAATCCAGCCTGACAGACGAAGAGGAAGAATCCTTGAAGAAGCGCTTGAAGCAAGCAGATATAAAAGAGACAGAAGCCATTTTTACAAAACAAGTGGAGGCTTCTTATCCTTCCGGACGTGGAAAACAAAGCATGACCTTAATGGTGTCCTCTAAAGACAGCTTGGAACCTTTTATCAGTCTCCGCTCAGAAGGGGGAAGACTCGACCTATCCAATGGGGCGGTAATTACCAGCAAATTAGCGCAGCTGGCCAAGGTGGGCGTTGGAGATGACTTGCGGATAGATGGTCATAAGATTAGGGTAGCTGCGATTACTGAAAATTATGTAGGCCATTTCGTCTATATGAATCAAGCAAGTTATCAGAAGATCTATGGAAAAAAGGCTAAGAAGAATGCCTATTTGGTCCGATTACAGTCACCTTCGCATCAGTCGGTCCAGAAGGTCAGTCGGGACATGATGGAAGATGGAGCCGTGCTTGCTGTCACGCAAAACACTTCCTTGATTTCTCTCTTTCATTCCGTAGCCCAATCATTGAATAAGACCATGATGATTTTAGTTCTAGTATCTATTTTGCTGGCGATTGTTATTTTATACAATTTAACCAATATCAATGTTGCAGAACGAATCCGTGAGTTATCAACCATAAAGGTATTAGGTTTTCATCATCAAGAAGTCACACTTTATATATATCGAGAAACCATCCTTTTATCTCTTGTTGGGATAGGATTGGGCTTGGTAGGAGGCTATTATCTCCATCGCTTCTTGATTGCCATGATAGCCCCAGATGCCATTCTCTTTTATCCACGAGTAGCTCTTGGTGTCTATCTTTATCCTATTGTTGGTGTCATTCTGATCCTAGCTAGCTTAGGAATCTTGGTCAATCACCATCTACGCAAGGTAGACATGCTGGAGGCTTTGAAATCTGTTGAATAG
- a CDS encoding ABC transporter ATP-binding protein, whose product MAYIEMKHSYKCYQTGETHIIANKDVTFEIEKGELVIILGASGAGKSTLLNILGGMDTNDEGEVLVDGKAISSFSSHQRTDYRRNDVGFVFQFYNLIPNLTAKENVELASEIVSDALDPEQVLREVGLGERMNNFPAQLSGGEQQRVAIARAVAKNPKILLCDEPTGALDYQTGKQVLKILQDMSRKKGATVIIVTHNASLAPIADRVIQMHDAQVKTVTIHKSPLDIDSLEY is encoded by the coding sequence ATGGCTTATATTGAGATGAAACATAGTTACAAGTGCTATCAAACAGGTGAGACTCACATCATTGCCAATAAAGATGTTACTTTTGAAATTGAGAAAGGCGAATTGGTCATCATTTTGGGAGCATCAGGCGCAGGAAAATCAACCCTTCTCAATATTTTGGGAGGCATGGATACCAATGATGAAGGAGAGGTTCTGGTGGATGGGAAAGCCATCTCAAGTTTCTCATCACACCAACGAACGGATTATCGCAGAAATGATGTTGGCTTTGTTTTTCAGTTTTATAATCTCATTCCCAATTTGACGGCCAAGGAAAATGTTGAGCTAGCATCTGAAATTGTTTCTGACGCCCTAGATCCTGAACAAGTCTTGCGAGAGGTTGGATTGGGAGAGCGAATGAACAACTTCCCAGCCCAGTTATCTGGTGGGGAACAACAACGGGTGGCTATTGCACGCGCAGTGGCAAAGAATCCTAAGATTCTCCTTTGTGATGAACCAACAGGGGCTTTGGATTACCAAACCGGCAAACAGGTTTTAAAAATTCTTCAGGACATGTCTCGTAAGAAAGGAGCAACAGTGATCATCGTCACCCATAATGCTTCCTTAGCACCAATAGCAGATCGCGTCATTCAGATGCATGATGCCCAAGTAAAAACCGTGACCATCCATAAATCTCCGTTAGATATCGATAGCCTAGAGTATTAG
- a CDS encoding TetR/AcrR family transcriptional regulator produces the protein MTRKKRKTNSKNAIRSALSRLLLEQSLESLTISQLTKEAGINRGTFYLHYVDKQDMFNQLKSELLGELGELFATSTVNRANFLASLQYIQDNYDFIYALMQMDYQEFQFLMKNFTLQLLDDTPHAKDHLVNKFQVPYKYAVEIFAATIEAVITKWLSTGAKEEPIEIATVVLSVTDFTTWNQPITE, from the coding sequence ATGACCCGAAAAAAGAGAAAAACGAATTCTAAAAATGCTATCCGAAGTGCCCTATCACGCCTACTTCTTGAACAATCACTTGAGAGTCTTACCATTAGCCAATTAACAAAAGAAGCCGGCATTAATCGAGGGACATTCTATCTCCATTATGTAGACAAACAAGATATGTTCAACCAACTAAAATCTGAACTATTAGGCGAGTTGGGAGAACTATTCGCTACAAGCACTGTCAATCGAGCAAATTTTCTTGCCTCCCTTCAATATATTCAAGATAATTATGATTTTATTTACGCCTTGATGCAGATGGATTACCAAGAGTTTCAGTTTCTAATGAAAAATTTCACCCTGCAACTTCTTGACGATACTCCACACGCCAAAGACCATTTGGTAAATAAATTCCAAGTTCCTTATAAGTATGCTGTTGAAATCTTTGCAGCTACGATTGAAGCAGTGATCACGAAATGGTTGTCAACTGGAGCAAAAGAAGAGCCGATCGAAATCGCAACTGTCGTATTAAGTGTTACTGACTTTACCACTTGGAACCAACCTATAACTGAATAA
- the nt5e gene encoding cell surface ecto-5'-nucleotidase Nt5e, producing MKKKKLLLPILLLAPAFLASQVAADEQTAPETSLEAAPASTNATDAATPASTEASTATSEGATESSAELPEANILHTNDVHGRIVEEKGVIGDAKLAAVIDEERAKNPSTLVVDAGDAFQGLPISNSSKGEERAKILNEIGYDAMAVGNHEFDFGLDEAKKYKEILNFPLLSSNTYINGARLFEASTIVDKDKNVVGDEFVVIGVTTPETATKTHPKNVQGVTFTDPISEVNKVIDEIEARATAEGKTYKNYVVLAHLGVDTTTPVEWRGSTLAEELSKNPKLKGKRVTVIDGHSHTVQSTTYGENVTYNQTGSYLNNIGKITYQANQLLGNPQQISAASTKNVVPNAKVAAMVQKIKEQYDAENAKIVRDNSPVELNGQRENVRVRETNLGNVVADALYEYGQTGFSHKTNLAVTNGGGLRETIAKDKPITKGSVIAVLPFGNTISQIKVTGQNIADMFTKSLGSILQEKDGKTVLDENGQPLLEPSGGFLQVSGAKVYYDTSLPAEKRVLYVEIKNPETGQYEPLNLAKDYYLTTNDFLAAGGDGYTMLGGAREEGPSMDVAFADYLAKADLTAYAVINPNSRTISLSASKDSDGDGVADIEEIKQGTDPADPKSYPGSNDQPVIPSTGKNEQPTNPSTGKKDQTYIPALVGTNSPNQLTHQTKNTLPSAKDDKQVDASNYHLSLTVAKTFTAGSATLPETGTTDSPAIYMLALLTSVLAFFGLKKKEESK from the coding sequence ATGAAAAAGAAGAAACTTCTTTTACCGATCTTATTGCTTGCTCCTGCCTTCCTAGCTTCTCAGGTAGCTGCAGATGAGCAAACAGCTCCTGAAACTAGCCTTGAAGCAGCTCCTGCTTCAACAAATGCTACGGATGCTGCAACTCCTGCTTCAACAGAAGCTAGTACTGCTACTTCCGAAGGTGCTACAGAGAGTTCAGCTGAGTTGCCTGAAGCAAATATCCTACATACCAACGACGTTCATGGTCGGATCGTCGAAGAAAAGGGTGTGATTGGAGATGCTAAATTAGCCGCCGTCATCGATGAAGAACGGGCGAAAAATCCATCTACATTGGTCGTAGATGCTGGTGATGCCTTTCAAGGACTCCCGATTTCAAATAGTTCGAAAGGGGAAGAACGGGCGAAAATTTTGAACGAAATTGGCTACGATGCTATGGCAGTCGGAAACCATGAGTTCGATTTTGGTTTGGATGAGGCTAAGAAATACAAAGAAATCTTAAACTTTCCACTTCTCAGCTCCAACACCTACATCAACGGTGCTCGCTTATTTGAAGCTTCAACCATTGTCGATAAAGATAAGAATGTAGTTGGGGATGAGTTTGTCGTTATCGGTGTAACAACTCCTGAAACAGCTACTAAAACCCACCCTAAGAATGTCCAAGGTGTCACCTTCACGGATCCTATATCAGAAGTAAACAAGGTCATTGATGAAATTGAAGCACGTGCTACTGCTGAGGGCAAGACATACAAAAACTATGTTGTCCTTGCTCACTTGGGGGTAGATACTACTACACCAGTCGAATGGCGAGGATCTACCTTAGCTGAAGAACTTTCAAAAAATCCAAAACTGAAAGGTAAACGCGTCACCGTCATTGATGGACATTCCCATACGGTTCAATCAACCACTTATGGAGAAAACGTAACCTATAACCAAACCGGTAGCTACCTGAACAATATCGGCAAAATCACCTATCAAGCCAACCAATTGCTTGGAAATCCTCAACAAATTTCAGCTGCTTCAACAAAAAATGTAGTGCCAAATGCAAAAGTAGCTGCCATGGTCCAAAAGATCAAGGAACAATACGATGCCGAGAATGCAAAAATTGTTCGTGACAATAGTCCTGTAGAACTAAATGGTCAACGGGAAAATGTCCGTGTCCGCGAGACCAACCTTGGAAATGTCGTAGCGGATGCCCTCTACGAATATGGTCAAACCGGATTTAGTCATAAGACTAACCTCGCTGTAACTAACGGTGGAGGCTTGCGCGAAACCATTGCCAAAGATAAGCCAATCACTAAAGGAAGCGTCATTGCTGTTCTCCCATTTGGGAATACCATTTCTCAAATTAAAGTAACCGGTCAGAATATTGCTGATATGTTTACGAAATCTCTTGGATCTATTTTACAAGAAAAAGATGGCAAAACAGTTCTTGATGAAAACGGTCAACCCCTCCTTGAACCAAGCGGAGGCTTCCTCCAAGTTTCTGGAGCAAAAGTTTATTACGATACTAGCCTACCAGCTGAAAAACGCGTCCTCTATGTCGAAATTAAAAATCCAGAAACCGGTCAATATGAACCTCTCAACCTTGCTAAAGACTACTACTTGACTACCAATGACTTCTTAGCAGCAGGTGGGGATGGTTACACCATGTTAGGAGGAGCTCGTGAGGAAGGTCCTTCCATGGACGTTGCCTTTGCAGATTACCTTGCTAAGGCAGATCTCACAGCTTATGCAGTGATTAATCCAAATTCTCGTACAATCTCTCTTTCTGCTAGCAAAGATTCAGATGGAGATGGTGTGGCAGATATTGAAGAAATCAAACAGGGAACAGATCCTGCTGATCCAAAGTCCTACCCAGGAAGCAATGACCAACCAGTTATCCCATCTACCGGTAAAAATGAGCAACCAACTAATCCATCTACCGGTAAAAAGGATCAAACATATATTCCAGCTCTAGTTGGTACGAATTCTCCTAATCAACTAACTCACCAAACAAAGAATACTTTACCATCTGCTAAGGATGATAAACAGGTCGATGCCAGCAACTATCACTTGTCATTGACAGTCGCTAAAACATTCACAGCAGGCTCTGCTACCCTGCCAGAAACAGGAACAACTGACTCTCCTGCTATCTATATGCTCGCTCTGTTGACATCCGTCTTAGCCTTCTTTGGTCTAAAGAAAAAAGAAGAAAGCAAATAG
- a CDS encoding PrsW family glutamic-type intramembrane protease, with amino-acid sequence MNKFQRILLFLFLVLAGIGMEFELGFLSQQEFSQVAGRDLVLNLLVLGVIVVPLYLFIKGLAKRFEVPLLVLWATMFGGAFVAGWLSFSGNSLIDHFNSHLIQDVSTFNKWTDALTAPFAEEFFKALVAFWILLILGRKDLKSILIAGFGSGLGFQIIEDLGYVARQTRSGDLSAVTEAVNRISGGLASHAVYTAVVSVGAFLILSQSTKQKEKLFGLWCVVSTVANHFLWNSPFYETDHRINILVGLLFAFQVGTFIEVVLFAYKKPNLALLKKN; translated from the coding sequence ATGAATAAGTTTCAACGAATATTGCTCTTCCTATTTCTGGTCTTAGCAGGGATTGGTATGGAGTTTGAGCTAGGTTTTCTCTCTCAACAAGAGTTTAGCCAAGTAGCAGGGAGAGATTTGGTTTTAAACCTGCTCGTTTTAGGAGTGATTGTCGTTCCTCTTTATCTCTTTATTAAAGGACTTGCAAAAAGATTTGAGGTTCCCCTGCTTGTTTTGTGGGCTACCATGTTTGGCGGTGCTTTTGTTGCTGGCTGGCTCAGTTTTTCAGGGAACAGCCTAATTGACCATTTTAATAGTCATCTCATTCAGGATGTTAGTACCTTTAATAAATGGACAGATGCTTTGACAGCCCCATTTGCTGAAGAATTTTTTAAAGCTCTAGTGGCCTTCTGGATTCTCTTGATTTTGGGTCGTAAAGATTTGAAATCGATTTTAATCGCCGGTTTTGGATCTGGTCTCGGATTCCAAATCATTGAAGACCTTGGTTATGTGGCGCGTCAAACACGATCTGGAGACCTCTCAGCAGTAACGGAGGCAGTGAACCGTATTTCTGGTGGCTTAGCATCTCATGCAGTCTACACGGCTGTTGTCTCTGTTGGAGCCTTTCTCATCTTATCTCAGAGCACCAAACAAAAAGAAAAGCTCTTTGGTCTCTGGTGTGTGGTCTCCACGGTGGCGAATCACTTCTTATGGAACTCCCCATTCTATGAAACAGATCATCGGATCAATATTTTGGTAGGCTTGCTCTTTGCCTTCCAAGTTGGAACCTTTATTGAGGTGGTTCTCTTTGCTTATAAAAAACCGAATCTAGCCCTTTTAAAGAAAAACTAA